CCCGCTTCGCTCTCCTGGATCGCACGCGCGAACTCGGCGGTGGCGGACGCCCACCGCACGGGATCGGTGCCGATCTCCGCGGCGGGGATCACGACGTTCGGATACGCGACGAGACGGGGCTGCGGACCTGCCGAATACCTCCCGTGACAGACCGAGCACCGAGCGGCGAAGACCGCTTCTCCCCGCGCGGCGAGCGCCCGGTCTACCGAACCGGGGAAGGGAGGCGGACGGTAGTCCCGCAGGAATTCCACCACCTCCCGGATCCGAGGAAGAATTTCCCCGACCCGGTCGGGCCGCACGCCCATCGTACTCACCGCGAAGAAAGCGACGACACCCGCCTGGCCGTCCAGCCGCGCGGCGTCCAGATCGTCCGGACCGAGGACTTCGGAACGCCGTGCGCCTGGAACGCCGAAGGAACCGTCGGAGGCGAAAGAGCTCTTGAGCAGTCGGTCCCCGAGATCCGGAGTGCTCACCGCTCCACCCACGCCCACGATCCCCTCGCCCTCGCCGACCAGCCCGAGCACATGCTTCACCGCTCCCACGCCGTTCGCCGCGCCAGGGCCGCCGGGCGCGTACGGGGTGAGCGCGCCCCATTCATCCCGCGCCCGGGGAATTCGTGCGGCGAGGGTCGGGAGGATGTGTTTCTCGAGCGTGGCACGTTCGCCCGGAGCCATCTCCGGATAGATGGAATCGAGCGTCGCGCGAAAGTGGCCCGGTTCATTTACGGCCCCCCGGAGCCCTTCATAGAGCGACCGGGTGAGACCGTCGAGGTCGAGCGAAGTGTTCGGAAGCCCGAGCCAGACATCCCGCGTTGGCATCCCAGAGGTGTCGTACGTCACCCCGGCATGGCAGGCCGCGCACCCCAGGTTCGCGATCTCGACTTCCACGCGGGGGAGGGCGCGGGAGGCGACCCCGCGGTTCAGTCCGATGGGACCCGTGTAACGCCCCGGCCGGACGGCCGCGTCGAGATTGAGGATCATCTCGGGGACGATGAATCCAAAGTCCTGGAGGATCGGAAAGACCGCGTCCTCGCGTAGGGCTACCGGTTCACCCCGACTCCGGCGGTCCAGGAGAAGCGCAGCCACCAGGACCTTCCACGGAATCGCGTGGGTTTCGGTCGCGTCCGTATTCAGGGCTCCGAGGTCGTCGAAGGCGAAGCGAAGGATCCCGGATGGCGCCCCATCCACCTCCGAGCGCTCCACCATGGCTGCGGAGGGGGCTTCCGCGTAACCACGCAGGAACCCCCGGGAGCAGCCGGCCAGGCTCGAGAGCAAGAGCAAGAGGGAGAGAAGGGTGACAGCGATCCGCGTGTGGCCGCGCATGGTAAGGCCCTCCGGAAACGGTTTCGAGTCGAACCGTCTTCAGAATGGCGCCGGGGACCACCCCCGGAGTCTGCGCGAAACGACGCAGGCCCCGGGCGCGCATGACGTAGCGCACCACGGGGCCCACGGGCTTCCCTCCGCCCTAGGAGCTTCAGCCGAAGGGAAGATCCTCTTTTAGAAGTGCGCGAGCTAACTTCCGATCTTCACGTACTGTTCGAGCCTCGCGACCTCCGCTCCTTGCCAATACTTCAGCATCTCGCGGCGGAACTGCTCCATCGAGACGTAGGGGCGGTACTCCATGAACTCTCGTACCACCCGCTGCCCCGAGCCGGGAATGGTGAGAATGTCCGCCGCCGTCGTCGTGTTGAGATCAATGGGGACGAAGACGTACTGGGCGAGGCGCGCGACTTCCTCGGCGTCCCAATACTTGCTCATCTCCCGATTGAAGACGGCGAGGTTCGCGTACGGAGCGTACTCCTGGAACTCCCGCACTACGCGGTCACCGGCACCGGGGATCAGAAGGATCTCCTCGGCGGTCGTCGCGTTCAGATTGAGCGGATCCCAGAGGCGGCCGTAGAGCGTCTCCCGCTGCGCTTCCGCGAGCCCGCGTTGGGAGAGCATCTCGTCGAGCCGGGTCATGACGAGCCACGGGCGCCCGCCCACGATCGCTTCCGCGATCTCGGCGTTCAGCCCGGGAAGAGCCGAGAGCTCCGCGGCGGTCGCGCGGTTCGGGTCGAGGAGTTGACCCACGTTCGCTCCGACCTGCGCCGAAGCGACGAGCGGGACAAGGCTCGCCAGGACGGTGCCGAGCATCCCGGCCCGCAAGCGATTCGAAAGCTTCATGAAGTGCCTCCCATTGTTGGCCCATTGTTGCGCACCCATGGGTGCTTGTACGCGAAGGCGAGCCCCAGGAGCCCCAACCAGGCCATGGCACCGGGCGCCAGAGCGGGGAACGCCCCCATCATCGACTCCCTGAAAAGCTCGAAACCGGCCATCGTCGGATACGTCTCGAGCTCGAACTCGATGTTTCCCTTGTAGTGGTAGTACACACCCAGTCCGCCGGAGAGGACGAAGCTGGCCATCACGAACTGCAGGATCCGGATCGTTCCCGGCGTCCTTCCGATCGCGACGCCGATCGCGCTGACGATCCCCGCGGCGATGGCAAGGATCGGAATCAGTTGCGACATCGTCTCCATGTGCTCGAGGAGAACGAGCTCCACGCCGGTTCCGATCATCCCCGCCAGCAGGACCAGCAGAAGAATCCCCCGGAGCCGGATCTCCATGGGGGAGGCCGCCGGACCCCTCATTCCACACTCCGCGCGTCTCTGGAGAGGACGACGGCCGATGAGGCTGCCATCGCATCGTAGTAGTCGACGAAGCGCCGCGTTTCGAAAGCGTCGTACGGGTCGAGCTCGCGTGCCCAACGATACGAGACCGGCTGGAACCAGAGCGCAGCCTCTACGGTGTATGGTCCCTGGGCCCCTCCGACGGACACGTCGTATTGGATCCGGTCCGATCCGCCGGTGAAGTCAGCGTCCTCCGTCGCGCCCCCGCGCACCGCGACGTCTTCGGGCGCCGTGGTGACGTCGAAGCCGAGCGGAAGGATCCGGTTGTCCTTGGCGAAACGGATCCCACGGAGGAGCCCGGTCGTCACACTATCGTCCACGTCCACCATGACGGTCTCGTACACCTGGACCTGGTCGGGGCTCTCGATCGTCTCGTAGTGGGGTTCGAAGCCGTCGCCTCCCGCGTCGAGATCGTTCCCCATGATCGAGCCGTCGGGCCGGAAAGCGCCCGACTCGAAGACGATGCGCCCCGCTCCGTCCCGCACCGTCACATGTAACCAGGCCCGTCGCGACGGATACGCGGTGGGTAGCTTGTGGCCGCCCAGGTTCTCGATCGAGACGGTTGCGGCCACCCGGCCGTCCCCGGCTTCGATCTCCTCGATCCTCACGCGCGCCGCGTCGGTCTGGAGGTGCTCGACCATCCGGCGCTGGGCACGGTCCATCTCGTGCGGGAGCGCCTCGACGCCGAGCTCGTCCCGGTACCGGTTGAGCATCCCCAGCACGAAGAAGTTTCCTCCGAGGAAGATGTGCCGGCTCACCTCGTCTCGCGGCTGCCCGAGGACCCGGGTCACCGCGACCGGCTCGCTCACCACGGGCATGTGGCAGCTCTGGCACTGAACGTCCTGGGCCGGATAGGCGCTGTGCTGCCACTCGAGGTAAGGGACTTGCTCCGGAAGCTCACCGATCTGTCGTCCCTCCGCGTCGAGCGTCTCGGTATAAAGCGTGTGGCAGCTGGCACAGAGCTCCGAGCTCTGGATGTGGAGCGCCTCTCTCGGGGTGAAGCCGGTCGCCGAGTGCATGATCCCCGCCCGTCCCAGATCCGTCGTGAAGGGCCCGAACATGCTCCGTTCCCCCCACGGCGTCGTTTCATCGACGGCGAAGCCCCCGGTGAAGGTCGAGGGGTCTCCAAGCCCTTCGTCCACGATCTGGTGACAGACGGTACAGGAGACCCCGTCCTCGGCGAGGACCGGCCCCCGCTCGGCCGACGATCCGACGGGGAGGTTTCCGAAGACCTCGCCCGACCCCCCGCCCAGGTGCGCCTCGTAGCGGGCCATCGGCATGTGGCAGGTCGAGCACTTGTCCTCGATGGCGGCGGCGGCCGTGGGGTGGTCGGTGATCTCGCGGCGCACCGCGGCCTGCCAATAGGGGTCCTTCGCCGCGTGGGCCATCATCGTCGCCCGCCAGTCCGCGCCGATCGAGACGTCTTCGCCCTTCGAAGACACGATCCCGTTGTGGCAGAGAAGGCAGTTCTCGGAGGTCGCGAAGAGGGCGACGCCGTTCGCCGGGGCCGGCTGAGGCGGCGGCGGCGGCGGGGCGGCCTCGGGATTCACGAGGATGAGCGTCGCGAGGGCGATCAGGAGAAGGAGGAAGACCGGCATCAATCACCACCCCGCGAAAAAGCCGCCATCGAACCAGTCCCAGAGCACGTAAACGGCGAGCCGGGGGTCTCGGAACTCGGTGTCGGTCATGGGAATCAGGACGGCGATATTCCCGATCACGTGTTGGCGGGTATTCAGCGTCACCTGGAGTTGGGGGATCAGGTCCCAGCCCCATTCCGCCTCGTCCGCGAGCTCTTTCTTTGCCTGCGCCTCGATCATCGGGGTCCAGGTGCGTCCCCATCCGCCCTGCGCATAACTCCACCCCAAGACACCCCGGCCCACGACCTCGTTGTCGTGCCCGGACGCCGTGGGGAACTCCGCGACCCCCTGGAGCTGGAGGAAAGCGTCCGACGGGAGGATCTGGCCCAAAGAAACGAAGGACTCGAGAACGGTCGTGCCGCTCCCGAATCCGTATTCTTCCCTTCCGGTCGGGAGCTTCACCTCACCGCCGAGCGAAAGGATGGATCCGGCGCCGAGGGAGTGGAAAAGCGCGTGCTTGACACCGAAAACGACGTCCCCCAGCCCACCGATCCAGCTTCCCCCGCTCCGTTCTCGGAATCCGAAGGGCACCACGACCTCGATCTGACTTCGGGAGCCGAATCGCTTTTCATAGACGACTTCGTTCATGACCGAGGTCTCTTCACCGCCGAGCGGGACTTCGGTCGTCCAGACGAGCTCGTCCTCCGGGTACGCCTTCTCCGTGAACATGGCGCGCGGCAGGTTCAACTCGCCGCGCGGCCAGCTCGTGTCGTCGCAGAGCGTCCGAATGTAGTCCATGACCCGCTGGAGCTCTTTCGGTCCGAGCATGCTCCCGAAGGCGGGCATGAGCGGGGAGAAGCCTCGCACCGGGCCCCCGTCGTGGGCCACCGCGATCCAGTCGGCGTCCGGCTCCCGGCTAGCGAAACTACATTCGGTGAAGTCCGGAACGGGCGGATCGCGGAGGACGAGGGGGAGGGAGGGCTCTCCCGCGCCGCCCGCCCCGTGGCAGTTCGCGCATGCGGCCTGGTAGAGATCCTCGCCGGGCATCGCGAGGTAGGCGGACCGATCCGGCTCGGGGAGTTCCTGGGCGGAGGCATTCCCCGGCGCGCAAGGAAGAGCGGCCAGCAAGGTGAGCCCGAAGAGGGTCTTCATTCGGCGCATCGTACTTCCATGATGGGTCCAATCGTAGGCTTCTGCTAGGCCAAACGGTGCGACCTTCGTCCGTGACTCGTCAGAGAATCCCGGCGGCTCGCGCCGAAGTGAGGCGTGTGCCGCGAAGCCCAGTCGGGCTTGGGCGCGGGGAGGGCGCCCGTTGCGGAAGCGTGGCCCCCGTTGAATCATGACGGCGGCCTCTTCGCCCCGCCTGTCCCGCTCCGGAACCGCCATGCGCACATCGTTCTTCAGCCGTCCTCCGTCACTCGTCGTCGCCGTGTTCGCGATTGGGGTGGGGTTCGGGACACCGGGCACGAGCGCCGGTCAACAAAACAACCTGGACGACCCCTTCTTCGGGATCATCACCAACGGGGCGCGGATCGAGGGGCTCTTTCCGGTCCGCGCCACGGGGGTGTCCACGGCTCCGGTCGTGGCTGCCGCACGGGCCTATCTCGCCTCGCTGACTCCGCTCCAAGTCGAACGGACTCGGTTCGGGCTCGACTCCGACGAATGGCGCCACTGGAGCAACATTCCCCTGGCGAACCTCCCGCGCGAAGGGCTTCCCTTCCGCGACATGACGGAGCCCCAACGGGAGGCGGCCCTGAATCTTCTGCGAGCCGGACTCAGCGCGCGCGCCTTCAACGAGGCCCAGAAGATTCGACAGATCGACGGCTGGCTCGCCGTCTTCAACGACGATCCGGTGGGATTCGGCGAGGACGCCTACTTCATCAGCATCTTCGGTGAGCCCTCGGCGACCGAGCCGTGGGGATGGCAGCTCGATGGCCATCATCTCGTCGTGAACTACTTTGCCATGGGCGACCAGGTCGTCATGTCTCCGCAGTTCTGGGGGGCCGAGCCGGTCTACATCACCGAAGGGGAGCTGGCCGGCATGTCAGTTCTCCAGGAGGAACAGGACAGCGGCCTCGCCTTCATGGAGTCGCTCCGTCCCGACCAGCGCCGGACCGCGCTCATCCGATCCGAGAAGACCGGAAACAACGCCCTCGCGCAGGCCTTCCGCGACAACCTCGTGCTCGACTACGCGGGGATTCGGGCCACCGAGCTCGACGCCGCGCAGAGAGAAGGGCTGATGGAGGTCGTGGCCGTGTACGCGGGACACATGGAGGAAGGGCATGCCCGGGTGAGAGTGGAGGAAGTGCGGGCCCATCTCGACGATACCTACTTCGCCTGGATCGGAGACGTCGGCCCTGACGCGGTTTATTACTACCGGATTCAGAGCCCCGTCGTTCTGATCGAGTTCGATCACACGACCCACGTCTCGCTTCGGAACGTCATGCCGCCGGGACCCTCGAGGAACCACTTCCACATCACGGTCCGAACCCCGAACGGAAACGACTACGGGAAGGATTTGCTCCGCCAGCACTACGAGATGACGGAGAACGATTCGAACCACCAGCACGCCCCCGCGCCCTGACGCGCGCGAGGGCGGCAATGCAACACCACGCGTCGGTCAACCCACCATCCAGGAGCAGATCATGAGAAAACGTCTCGCGTTCGCTGTACTCGGCTTCGTCGTGCTTTCAACCGCGGGGTGTTATCACGCGATCATCGAAACGGGACGCCCCCCGGCGCCCGAGACGGTCGAGATCCTCTGGGCGAACTCCTTCGTCTATGGGATCGTTCCGCCCCCCCTGACGGACGTGAGCACGCAGTGCCCGAACGGCGTTTCGCGCGTCGAGACCCAGCACTCCTTCCTGAATGGGCTGGTCGCGGGAATCACCTTCGGGATCTACACGCCGATGCAGATCAACGTGACCTGCGCGCAGGGTGGAGGGGTCGGGAGCGCCGCCATCTCCTTCGAGGAGCTCGCGGCCAGACTGACGGGCACCGTGGCGGCGCCGGACCGCTGATTGCCCGCGGAGCGAGCGCAACCGCGAACGAACCGGAGGCGGGAGGCCGTGACGAAGGAAGCAAGAAACGTCCACTCCCGCCTCCTGATCGCGGCCCTTCTCCTCTGCATCGCCTTTCTCATCCTGGAATCGGTCATCCGGATCTGGGACCTCTACCGCCTGTTTCCCCTGGTGGACCTTCCGAGCCATGTCCTCTCGGGGATGGCGGCGTGCGCCCTCGGGTATTGGGGGGCGCTGCGCGCCGGGGCCGCCCGCCCGAAGATCTGGGCCGTTGCCTTTTCCCTGGCGGTGGCGTTCGGCTGGGAGGGGACCGAGGCCATCCAGGAGTGGCTCTGGCCGGACGATCTTCCCTGGCTCCGGGACTACTTTATCTGGGATGGGGTGGGCGATGTCGCGGCGGCTCTGGTGGGGACCCTTCTGTCCTTTCCCTACCTCAAGATCCTCCGCCGCACCTTCAAAACGTTCAAGCCAATGGATGTGTGACTCTTAACGCTTTATCTTACGAGAGTATCCACACTCCGCTTGCGTTGCCTTTCCGCAGTCGGTACGGTTTCCGCAAAGGACCTGTTTCTTTCCCGCATGGGAGATGACGAGATGAGATCACGTGAAATGGGCGCCCCGGCTCGGATGCGAGCGGTGGTCGCTGCGTCTTCAGGCGTCTTGGCGCTTTTGGTGCCGCTCCTCCTGAGCGCACAACTGCTCGCCTCGGCGGCCCCCGCCGGATCGTCGCGTGCCTCCTCGGCGGCCCCGGCCGACGTGACCTTCTCACGCGACATCGCTCCGATCCTCCAGGAGAACTGCCAGGTCTGCCACCGCCCCAACGGGGTGGCTCCGATGGCGCTCGTCACCTACGACCAGGTTCGCCCCTGGGCCCCCCTGATCCAGCACCGCACGGGGCTCAAGGACCGCGCCGGCGTGATGCCGCCCTATTACCTCGAGAGGGGAATCGGCATCCAGCAGATGCAGAACGACGAGCGCCTCACGGTCGAAGAGATCGAGATGATCGCGACCTGGGTGGAAGCCGGCGCCCCCGAGGGGGATCTGGCCGACCTCCCGGCCCCGATCGAATGGGACGACTCCGGCGCCTGGAGGCTCGGCGAGCCGGACCTCATCGTGAACACGCAGGAGTTCTTCGTAGAAGCGGGCGCCCCGGACTGGTGGGGCGACATGGAGAGCGTGGACATCCCGATGGAGGGGGACCGTTACGTCCGCGCAGTCGCGATTCGCGAGGTGAACACCGTCGTGGGCGACGCGGCGAACGAGACCTCGGTGGGCGGGCGCTGGATCGTCCACCACATGATCTGGACGACGGTCGGGGGAGACAGCAGCTCGGGGCTGACCGCCTGGCCCGTGCATGAACTCGGCCGCAATCCAGACATCTTCGCGCCCGAGGCGGGGCGCCTCCTTCGGGCCGGTTCGCGGGTGACCTCGAACTCCGTCCACCTCCATTCGAGCGGGCGCGACACGCGGGCCCATCTCGAGATCGGATTCTATTTCCATCCCCCGGACTACCAGCCGGAGTATCGGAGCCTCGGCTTCGAGCTCGGCGACGGGGTGAACATCGACATTCGCGGGGGCGAGGAGAATCTCCAGGAGCTGCACGCCTACCAGGTGCTCGAAAACCACACCAAGATCGTCTCCTTCGAGCCGCACCTGCATGGCCCCGGATACCGGATGTGCCTCGAGGCGATCTGGGGGATGCAGATCGAGACGTTGAACTGCTCCGGGTACGATCACAACTGGGTGAAGCAGTACGTCTACGACGATGAGAACGCCCCGCTCCTCCCGGCCGGCACCGTCCTGCACCTCGTCGGCTACATGGATATGTCGGAGGATTCTCCCAACGTACCCGATCCGCGAAACTGGCAGGGCTCGGGGAACCGGTCCATCACGAACATGTTCATCGACCTCGGGAGCCGCGTAGCCCTCACCGACGAGCAGTTCGTGGAGGAGATGGCGCGTCGCCGCGAAGTGCATCAGGTGAGCGTGAACGACCACATCGTCGGGTGCCCGCTCTGCATGGCGAACCTTCCACCCTTCCCGGCGGAGGAGCCTGCGGCCGATGGGCCCACCAACAACGACAACGGCCAGCCGTGAAAGCGCGCTCGATCTTGCTGCTGACGACCTCTCTCCTCCTCCTCGCGGAGGGGGGGATCGCGCAGTCTCGCCCCTCCTTCGACTTCGGACAGGGCGTATCTCCGGCCTTCGAAGGGTGGGAGGAAAATGAAGACGGTTCGTTCAACATCGTCTTCGGCTACATGAACCGGAATTGGGAGGAAAAGGTTCAGGTGCCGGTCGGGCCGAGCAACTACTTCGCGCTCGTGGACCACGGCGCGCTGAATGACTCGGAGGTGTCCGGTTACGATGCGAACCGGGCGGACCAGGGGCAGCCGACCGTCTTCCTTCCCCGCCGGAACCGCTTCATCTTCAAGGTTCGGGTGCCGGCGAGCTTCGCCGAGGGGAGTCAGGAGCTGGTCTGGACGTTGGAGTCCGGCGGTTCTCTCGAGCGGGCGTACGGATCGCTCGCCCGCGACTACCGAATCGACAACATGATCATCATGTCGGAGACCGGTGCGCTGGGCGCCGGGTCGAGCAACGAGCAGGTGCGCGCGAATACACCCCCGGTCATCGAGCTCGAGACCGGGATAGACCAGGTGCTGACCGTGCGGACCGGAGAGTCGGTGACGCTCGCCGCACGTGTGACGGATGACGGAGTTCCCCGCCGGGGAGGCTCGGCGCCTTCGCCGACCGCCACGCCGGAGCAGCTCCTGAATCGGGCGCTCAATCCGCCCCGCAGGATCACCGTTGGAAAGGTCAACGGCCTCTACTTCTCGTGGTACGTTTACCGCGGACAGGCCGGGCCGGTGAGCTTCGATCCGCCCCAGGTGAAGACCTGGGAGGACACGCGCGCCTTCGCGAATTCGCCCTGGGCGCCCTTCTGGGTACCGCCAGCGGCGCCGGAGGGTGACCGCTGGGTCACGATCGCGACCTTCAATGAACCGGGGACGTATATCCTCCGGGGGAGGGCGGACGACGGCGGGCTCTTCAGCGACGTCGAGGTGACCGTCCAGGTGACCGGCCCGGTCCTCTAGCGGGGAGCGGTTCCGGGGCGGCTGCTCGGAGGGGGCCCAGCCCTGACGCATTCCTGACAAGGATCTCCCGCCACCGGGAGAACCGCGCGGGGATGTGTCGTGTACCACCGGGCGATCCACACTGGCGGGTTTCCCATCGCACCGACGCCCCAAAACCGCTTGGAGGTGCTCCATGAAGCGACTCATCCTGCTCACTCTGGCCGGCGCCTTCATGTTGCCTCTCCCCGCGCCCGTCGCGGCCCAGGCCACGCAGTCTCTCGACCTCAAGGAGTGGCCGGTGGAGTGGGGCGGCCGCACCCGGGATCCCTTCGTCGCTCCGGACGGGAAGGTCTGGTTCGTGGGTCAGCAGGGGAATTACATCGCCAACTTCGATCCGGCGACCGAGCAGTTCCGCCGCTTCGAGGTCGAAGAGGGGACGAACCCACACAACCTCATCGTGGACGACGAAGGCTTCGTCTGGTACTCCGGGAATCGAAACGGGCGGATCGGGAAGCTCGATCCCGCCACCGGAGAGGCCGAGATCTTCATGATGCCGGATCAGAACGTTCGGGATCCGCATACGCTCACCTTCGACGGGAACGGAAACATCTGGTTCACCGCCCAGGGTGCGAACCGGATCGGCCGGCTCGACATGGAGACGGGGGTGATTGATCTGATCGTCCCGAACGAACAGCCCTCGAATCCTTACGGCATCGAGGTGGACGAGGAGGGACACCCCTGGGTCGCCCTCTTCCGCACGAACACCGTCGTTCGCGTGGATCCTGAGACGCTCGAGCTCACCCGGTTCGAAAAAGCGAACGACGCCTCGCGCTCGCGGCGGATCGCCCTGACCGGCGACGGCATGGTCTGGTACCTCGACCAGCCGCGCGGCTTCCTCGGCCGGATCGATCCCGCCACGCGCGAGACCGCCGAGTGGCAGGCGCCGGGTGGCGCCCAGTCCTCGCCCTACGCAATCACGGCGGACGACCAGGGCCGCCTCTGGTTCTCGGAGACGGGGCCGGTCAAGCAACTCGTCGGCTTCGACCCGCAGACCGAGGAGTTCTTCTCGGTCAATCCGGTGAGCGGCACGATCCGGCACATGATGTTTGACACGGAGACCGGGTCCATGTGGTTCGGGACGGACGCGAACCAGATCGGCCGGATCGTCGTGAGGGTGCCGGTCACGGACTGACGGAGATGAGGCTCAGGAAAGTGGGGAGCGCGGTCTTCCTCGTCGGGCTCCCCGCGCTCGTCTTCGCGGCGGACTCGATCGGTGAAGGGCGAGCGCCCGGACACCGAGACGAGCCGCCGGCCGGCTTTTCGGGAGGGTTCGGCGAGCAGGCGTGCGACGCCTGCCACTTCTCGTTCGACGTGAATGCGATGCCGGGGGCGCTCCAGATCCTGGGGGCGCCCCCGCGTTACGCTCCGGGAGAGACGTATCCGCTGACCCTCCTCCTGACGCGTCCGGGAATGGCGGTCGGGGGAGTCCAGCTTACGGCGCGGTTCGAGAAGGGGGGCGCGCAAGCGGGCTCACTGATGCCCGCGGAGGGAGAGGCAAGCCGTCTCACGGTCTCCTCCAGCTTCGACATCGAATACGCCCAGCACCTCCGGACCGGAACCGCCCTCGTGGCGGCCGACACCGCGCGCTGGACCGTGCTCTGGACGGCACCCGAGAGCGGCGGGGCGGTGCAATTCAACGGGGCGGCCAATGCCGCCAATCAGGACGACTCCCAGTTCGGCGACTACATCTATACGGCAGTGGAAATCTCGGGCCCGTGAGCGGGCGGGTCCGCAAA
The window above is part of the Gemmatimonadota bacterium genome. Proteins encoded here:
- a CDS encoding Bor family protein, producing MRKRLAFAVLGFVVLSTAGCYHAIIETGRPPAPETVEILWANSFVYGIVPPPLTDVSTQCPNGVSRVETQHSFLNGLVAGITFGIYTPMQINVTCAQGGGVGSAAISFEELAARLTGTVAAPDR
- a CDS encoding c-type cytochrome, producing MRRMKTLFGLTLLAALPCAPGNASAQELPEPDRSAYLAMPGEDLYQAACANCHGAGGAGEPSLPLVLRDPPVPDFTECSFASREPDADWIAVAHDGGPVRGFSPLMPAFGSMLGPKELQRVMDYIRTLCDDTSWPRGELNLPRAMFTEKAYPEDELVWTTEVPLGGEETSVMNEVVYEKRFGSRSQIEVVVPFGFRERSGGSWIGGLGDVVFGVKHALFHSLGAGSILSLGGEVKLPTGREEYGFGSGTTVLESFVSLGQILPSDAFLQLQGVAEFPTASGHDNEVVGRGVLGWSYAQGGWGRTWTPMIEAQAKKELADEAEWGWDLIPQLQVTLNTRQHVIGNIAVLIPMTDTEFRDPRLAVYVLWDWFDGGFFAGW
- a CDS encoding choice-of-anchor V domain-containing protein, translated to MRLRKVGSAVFLVGLPALVFAADSIGEGRAPGHRDEPPAGFSGGFGEQACDACHFSFDVNAMPGALQILGAPPRYAPGETYPLTLLLTRPGMAVGGVQLTARFEKGGAQAGSLMPAEGEASRLTVSSSFDIEYAQHLRTGTALVAADTARWTVLWTAPESGGAVQFNGAANAANQDDSQFGDYIYTAVEISGP
- a CDS encoding lyase, whose product is MKRLILLTLAGAFMLPLPAPVAAQATQSLDLKEWPVEWGGRTRDPFVAPDGKVWFVGQQGNYIANFDPATEQFRRFEVEEGTNPHNLIVDDEGFVWYSGNRNGRIGKLDPATGEAEIFMMPDQNVRDPHTLTFDGNGNIWFTAQGANRIGRLDMETGVIDLIVPNEQPSNPYGIEVDEEGHPWVALFRTNTVVRVDPETLELTRFEKANDASRSRRIALTGDGMVWYLDQPRGFLGRIDPATRETAEWQAPGGAQSSPYAITADDQGRLWFSETGPVKQLVGFDPQTEEFFSVNPVSGTIRHMMFDTETGSMWFGTDANQIGRIVVRVPVTD
- a CDS encoding DUF3500 domain-containing protein, with product MRTSFFSRPPSLVVAVFAIGVGFGTPGTSAGQQNNLDDPFFGIITNGARIEGLFPVRATGVSTAPVVAAARAYLASLTPLQVERTRFGLDSDEWRHWSNIPLANLPREGLPFRDMTEPQREAALNLLRAGLSARAFNEAQKIRQIDGWLAVFNDDPVGFGEDAYFISIFGEPSATEPWGWQLDGHHLVVNYFAMGDQVVMSPQFWGAEPVYITEGELAGMSVLQEEQDSGLAFMESLRPDQRRTALIRSEKTGNNALAQAFRDNLVLDYAGIRATELDAAQREGLMEVVAVYAGHMEEGHARVRVEEVRAHLDDTYFAWIGDVGPDAVYYYRIQSPVVLIEFDHTTHVSLRNVMPPGPSRNHFHITVRTPNGNDYGKDLLRQHYEMTENDSNHQHAPAP
- a CDS encoding cytochrome c, with the translated sequence MRGHTRIAVTLLSLLLLLSSLAGCSRGFLRGYAEAPSAAMVERSEVDGAPSGILRFAFDDLGALNTDATETHAIPWKVLVAALLLDRRSRGEPVALREDAVFPILQDFGFIVPEMILNLDAAVRPGRYTGPIGLNRGVASRALPRVEVEIANLGCAACHAGVTYDTSGMPTRDVWLGLPNTSLDLDGLTRSLYEGLRGAVNEPGHFRATLDSIYPEMAPGERATLEKHILPTLAARIPRARDEWGALTPYAPGGPGAANGVGAVKHVLGLVGEGEGIVGVGGAVSTPDLGDRLLKSSFASDGSFGVPGARRSEVLGPDDLDAARLDGQAGVVAFFAVSTMGVRPDRVGEILPRIREVVEFLRDYRPPPFPGSVDRALAARGEAVFAARCSVCHGRYSAGPQPRLVAYPNVVIPAAEIGTDPVRWASATAEFARAIQESEAGRFLALGPTAGYVPPPLTGLWATAPYFHNGSVPTVWHLLHPEERPERFEVGGHRLDFEKLGIAGESQADGSVRHPAGYVPWSRPTIYDTRLPGQSNTGHEAPLRGLTEEEKLAVLEYLKLL
- a CDS encoding helix-hairpin-helix domain-containing protein, yielding MKLSNRLRAGMLGTVLASLVPLVASAQVGANVGQLLDPNRATAAELSALPGLNAEIAEAIVGGRPWLVMTRLDEMLSQRGLAEAQRETLYGRLWDPLNLNATTAEEILLIPGAGDRVVREFQEYAPYANLAVFNREMSKYWDAEEVARLAQYVFVPIDLNTTTAADILTIPGSGQRVVREFMEYRPYVSMEQFRREMLKYWQGAEVARLEQYVKIGS